One window of Manihot esculenta cultivar AM560-2 chromosome 17, M.esculenta_v8, whole genome shotgun sequence genomic DNA carries:
- the LOC110605522 gene encoding mitochondrial pyruvate carrier 1 gives MAFFRTFWNSPIGPKTTHFWGPVFNWSLPIAAFVDTKKPPEMISGNMTAVMCVYSAMFMRFAWMVQPRNLHLLVCHVSNETVQLYQLSRWIKARRCLLQEKEEEAKGQ, from the exons ATGGCATTCTTCCGGACATTTTGGAATAGTCCCATTGGTCCTAAAACAACTCATTTTTGGGGTCCTGTCTTCAACTGGAGCCTCCCAATTGCA GCCTTTGTGGACACAAAGAAACCCCCAGAAATGATATCTGGCAACATGACTGCAGTGATGTGTGTGTATTCTGCAATGTTCATGAGATTTGCTTGGATGGTGCAGCCTCGGAACTTGCATCTTCTTGTGTGCCATGTCTCCAATGAAACGGTACAGCTTTATCAGCTTTCACGTTGGATAAAGGCTAGAAG ATGCTTGCTGcaggagaaagaggaagaagCTAAAGGACAGTGA